In Candidatus Hydrogenedentota bacterium, a single genomic region encodes these proteins:
- the sufB gene encoding Fe-S cluster assembly protein SufB: MSTRPDNLETARYTGTRVERSNQEVAELANREYKYGWTTEIESETLAKGLNEDVIRLISGKKGEPEWMLEWRLKAYAHWRNMTVPQWAKVRYEVPDFQEISYYSAPKALPAKKSLDEVDPKLLETFEKLGIPLVEQKRLSGVAVDAVFDSVSVATTHKDILAKRGIIFCSISEALREHGDLVRKYLGSVVPVNDNFYAALNSAVFSDGSFVYVPKGVKCPMDLSTYFRINAEKTGQFERTLIIAEEGAEVSYLEGCTAPMRDENQLHAAVVELVAHRDATIRYSTVQNWYAGDEEGRGGIFNFVTKRGTCLGANARISWTQVETGSAITWKYPSCILKGDNSVGEFYSVAMTTGRQQADTGTKMLHLGKDTRSTVISKTISAGRSDNSYRGLVRVMPKAANARNYTQCDSLLLGSTCGAHTFPYIDVRNTTASVEHEASTSKISEDQLFYCQTRAISPEDAISMVVNGFCKEVFDHLPMEFAVEATKLLSVSLEGSVG, from the coding sequence ATGAGTACGAGGCCAGACAATCTGGAAACGGCCCGATACACTGGTACGCGCGTGGAGCGCAGCAACCAGGAAGTCGCGGAACTCGCCAACCGCGAGTATAAATACGGCTGGACCACGGAAATCGAATCGGAAACCCTGGCCAAAGGGTTAAACGAAGACGTCATCAGGCTGATCAGCGGGAAAAAGGGCGAACCGGAATGGATGCTCGAGTGGCGGCTGAAAGCCTACGCGCATTGGCGCAACATGACCGTGCCTCAATGGGCGAAGGTGCGCTACGAAGTCCCCGACTTTCAGGAAATCAGCTACTATTCCGCGCCCAAGGCCCTGCCCGCGAAGAAGAGCCTCGATGAGGTGGACCCGAAGCTGCTGGAAACGTTCGAGAAGCTGGGCATACCCCTTGTCGAGCAGAAACGGCTCTCCGGCGTGGCGGTGGACGCGGTATTCGACAGCGTCAGCGTAGCCACGACGCATAAGGACATTCTCGCGAAGCGGGGCATCATTTTTTGCTCGATTTCGGAGGCGTTGCGCGAGCACGGCGACCTCGTGCGCAAGTATCTCGGCTCCGTGGTGCCCGTGAACGACAACTTTTATGCGGCGCTGAATTCCGCTGTGTTCAGCGACGGTTCTTTCGTCTACGTGCCCAAAGGCGTCAAGTGCCCGATGGACCTGAGTACGTATTTCCGAATTAACGCCGAGAAAACGGGCCAGTTCGAGCGCACGCTAATCATCGCGGAGGAAGGCGCGGAGGTCAGCTACCTTGAGGGTTGCACCGCGCCGATGCGCGACGAGAACCAGCTGCACGCGGCGGTCGTCGAATTGGTCGCGCACCGGGACGCCACGATCCGCTATTCGACCGTGCAGAACTGGTACGCGGGCGACGAGGAAGGCCGGGGCGGCATCTTCAACTTCGTCACGAAGCGCGGCACATGCCTGGGCGCCAACGCGCGCATTTCGTGGACTCAGGTCGAAACCGGCTCGGCCATTACCTGGAAGTACCCGAGCTGCATCCTCAAGGGCGACAACAGCGTTGGCGAGTTCTACTCAGTCGCCATGACCACTGGCCGCCAGCAAGCGGATACCGGCACCAAGATGCTGCACCTGGGCAAGGACACGCGCAGCACGGTGATCTCCAAGACCATTTCCGCGGGCCGCAGCGACAACAGCTACCGCGGCCTCGTGCGCGTGATGCCGAAGGCGGCAAACGCTCGCAACTATACCCAATGCGATTCGCTCCTGCTTGGCAGCACCTGTGGCGCACACACTTTCCCCTATATCGACGTTCGCAACACGACCGCCTCCGTCGAGCACGAGGCGTCCACCTCTAAAATCAGCGAAGACCAGTTGTTCTACTGCCAGACGCGCGCCATCAGCCCCGAAGACGCCATTTCGATGGTTGTAAACGGATTCTGCAAGGAAGTGTTCGACCATTTGCCCATGGAGTTCGCAGTTGAGGCGACCAAGTTGTTGAGCGTCAGCCTCGAAGGGAGTGTCGGATAA
- the sufC gene encoding Fe-S cluster assembly ATPase SufC, translating into MLHIRNLHASVAGREILRGIDLKVNPGEVHAIMGPNGSGKSTLAQVLAGHEAYEVDEAAGGVTFLEQNLLEMPAEERARLGLFLAFQYPVEIMGITNSYFLRAALNEVRKSRGLEELDPMDFKGLLAEKMALINIDPGFAERFVNHGFSGGEKKRNEILQLAVLEPRLAILDETDSGLDIDALRIVSEGVNKLRSPNRSFIVVTHYQRLLNYIVPDFVHVLVNGRIVKSGGKDLALELEEKGYDWVKEAFAAASA; encoded by the coding sequence ATGCTTCACATTCGTAATCTGCATGCCTCGGTCGCCGGCAGGGAAATTCTGCGCGGCATCGACCTCAAGGTAAACCCGGGCGAAGTCCATGCGATCATGGGGCCGAACGGTTCGGGCAAGAGCACGCTTGCACAGGTGCTTGCCGGGCACGAAGCGTATGAAGTGGACGAGGCCGCGGGCGGCGTGACGTTCCTGGAGCAGAATCTGCTGGAAATGCCCGCTGAAGAACGCGCGCGCCTAGGTCTCTTCCTCGCGTTCCAGTATCCCGTCGAAATCATGGGCATCACCAACTCGTATTTCCTGCGCGCGGCGCTGAATGAGGTCCGCAAGAGCCGCGGCCTCGAAGAACTTGACCCGATGGATTTCAAGGGATTGCTGGCCGAGAAGATGGCGCTCATCAACATCGATCCGGGTTTTGCGGAGCGCTTCGTCAATCACGGGTTCTCGGGCGGGGAGAAAAAACGCAATGAAATCCTTCAGTTAGCCGTGCTGGAGCCTCGATTGGCGATTCTGGATGAGACCGACTCGGGGCTGGACATAGACGCGCTGCGCATCGTATCGGAAGGCGTCAACAAGTTGCGCTCGCCTAACCGGTCCTTCATCGTGGTCACGCACTACCAGCGGTTGCTCAATTACATCGTGCCGGACTTCGTGCACGTGCTCGTGAACGGGCGGATTGTGAAGTCGGGCGGCAAAGACCTGGCCCTCGAACTCGAGGAAAAGGGCTACGACTGGGTGAAGGAAGCGTTCGCGGCCGCATCCGCGTAA
- the sufD gene encoding Fe-S cluster assembly protein SufD — translation MPAHTLPPQPSKSHYITDIARLGAASAPEHVRSIRAAGAAAFQTTEFPHMRMEEWRHTNIGPIVNTPYKSLVAPAEHGLCRADVAPFLLGSRGWTELVFVNGYFAEDLSVRAALPEGAVAGSLWDALLHDSPVADAHLNRYLGPRSIFTHLNCAMLQDGAFVYVPKDTAIATPVHLVFVSTAQRGPQTAAHPRGLFVADTGAQVTLVESHVSLAGDMPYLDNLVVEVAIEPNASVDHYKLVRAGAQGSLLGTTEVHQARDSRFRSSVFALEGAVVRNQLCVALDGDGAECELHGLMLNDRDRLVDNAVSITHAQPHCRSRIAYKGILEDRSRGVFLGKVHVLPEAQQTDSNQLSKYLLLSDNAVIDTKPQLEIYADDVKCTHGATVGAPPEQVIFYFRARGVDEATARGMLTYGFADEVVSEIALESLRQRLEQYVFLKYSPQH, via the coding sequence ATGCCTGCGCACACGCTCCCCCCCCAGCCTTCCAAGAGCCATTACATTACGGATATTGCCCGATTGGGCGCAGCCAGCGCGCCGGAACACGTTCGCTCGATTCGCGCCGCCGGCGCGGCAGCCTTTCAAACCACGGAATTCCCGCACATGCGGATGGAAGAGTGGCGGCACACGAATATCGGCCCCATCGTGAACACGCCATACAAGAGCCTGGTCGCGCCGGCGGAACACGGCCTCTGCCGCGCCGACGTGGCGCCGTTTCTCCTCGGAAGCCGCGGGTGGACGGAACTGGTTTTCGTCAATGGCTATTTTGCCGAGGACCTCTCGGTTCGCGCGGCGCTGCCCGAAGGCGCGGTAGCGGGCAGCCTGTGGGACGCACTGCTGCACGATTCGCCCGTGGCCGACGCGCACTTGAACCGGTATCTCGGGCCGCGCAGCATTTTTACTCATCTGAACTGCGCCATGCTGCAGGACGGCGCGTTTGTGTATGTCCCCAAAGACACCGCGATCGCCACACCGGTGCACCTCGTATTCGTCAGTACGGCGCAACGCGGCCCGCAGACCGCCGCGCACCCACGCGGCCTCTTCGTGGCCGACACCGGCGCCCAGGTCACGCTCGTGGAAAGCCACGTCTCTCTTGCGGGCGACATGCCCTATCTCGATAATCTCGTCGTCGAGGTGGCCATCGAGCCGAACGCCTCAGTTGACCATTACAAGTTGGTGAGAGCCGGCGCACAGGGCAGCCTGCTCGGCACGACGGAGGTTCATCAGGCCCGCGACAGCCGGTTCCGTTCGTCCGTGTTCGCGCTCGAAGGCGCTGTCGTGCGTAACCAGTTGTGTGTCGCCTTGGACGGCGACGGCGCGGAATGTGAGTTGCACGGGCTGATGCTCAACGACCGCGACCGGCTCGTGGACAATGCCGTCAGCATTACGCACGCGCAGCCTCATTGCCGGAGCCGAATCGCGTACAAGGGCATCCTTGAGGACCGGAGCCGGGGCGTGTTCCTCGGCAAGGTGCACGTACTGCCCGAGGCTCAGCAGACGGACTCGAACCAGCTCAGCAAGTACCTGCTGCTATCGGACAACGCGGTCATCGATACCAAGCCGCAGCTCGAGATTTACGCGGACGACGTGAAGTGCACGCACGGGGCAACCGTTGGCGCCCCGCCGGAACAGGTCATCTTCTATTTCCGGGCGCGCGGCGTAGATGAAGCTACTGCCCGCGGCATGTTAACCTACGGTTTTGCGGATGAAGTCGTAAGCGAAATCGCTCTCGAGTCCCTCCGGCAACGTCTGGAACAGTACGTGTTCCTTAAATACAGTCCACAACACTGA
- a CDS encoding cysteine desulfurase, whose product MATVHTSSMEAAVIRPPFNVEHIRRDFPILDVRVHGRPIVYLDNAATSQKPRQVIDTIQRFYTQENANIHRGVHHLSQVATDHYERARERIARFLGATVGCEILFTRGATEGINLIAQTYGRAFIKPGDEILVSHMEHHSNIVPWQMLCEEKGAKLRVIPITDEGELVMDEFARLLNERTKIVSIVHVSNALGTVNPVPEIIRASHDAGAVVVVDGAQSAPHMPVNIHEMGCDFFVCSGHKMCGPTGIGVLYGKVEHLEKMPPYQGGGDMILSVTFEKTVFNILPHKYEAGTPNIEGVIGLGAAVDYLSETGMDAIAEYELELTQYGTRVLEEIPGLRMIGTARDKAGILSFTLEGIHPHDIGQILNEEGVAIRAGHHCAQPVMQRFGVPATARASLAFYNTREELDALAAAIRQVQKVFH is encoded by the coding sequence ATGGCGACAGTCCACACATCCAGCATGGAAGCGGCGGTCATCAGGCCCCCATTTAACGTGGAGCACATACGCCGCGATTTCCCCATACTCGACGTGCGGGTCCACGGCCGGCCCATCGTCTATCTGGACAACGCGGCCACGAGCCAGAAGCCGCGCCAGGTTATCGACACGATTCAGCGCTTCTACACGCAAGAAAACGCAAACATCCATCGCGGGGTGCATCACCTGAGCCAAGTGGCCACCGACCACTACGAGCGCGCCCGCGAACGCATAGCCCGGTTCCTGGGCGCGACCGTCGGTTGCGAAATCCTGTTTACGCGCGGCGCCACCGAGGGCATCAACCTCATCGCCCAGACCTACGGGCGCGCGTTCATCAAGCCGGGCGACGAAATCCTCGTTTCGCACATGGAGCATCACTCGAATATCGTCCCTTGGCAGATGCTCTGCGAGGAAAAAGGCGCGAAACTGCGGGTTATCCCCATCACGGACGAAGGCGAACTGGTCATGGACGAGTTCGCGCGCCTGCTCAACGAGCGCACGAAGATCGTTTCCATCGTTCATGTTTCAAACGCACTCGGAACCGTGAACCCCGTTCCAGAGATCATTCGCGCAAGCCACGACGCGGGAGCCGTTGTGGTCGTTGACGGCGCGCAATCGGCCCCGCATATGCCCGTTAATATTCATGAAATGGGATGCGACTTCTTTGTCTGTTCCGGGCACAAGATGTGCGGGCCGACCGGCATAGGCGTGCTTTACGGCAAAGTCGAGCATCTCGAAAAGATGCCTCCGTATCAGGGCGGCGGCGACATGATCCTGTCCGTCACGTTCGAGAAGACGGTGTTCAACATCCTGCCGCACAAATACGAAGCGGGCACCCCGAACATCGAGGGCGTCATAGGTCTTGGCGCGGCTGTGGATTACCTCAGTGAAACCGGAATGGACGCCATCGCCGAGTACGAACTGGAACTGACCCAATACGGCACGCGCGTGCTCGAAGAAATCCCGGGTCTGCGCATGATCGGCACGGCGCGCGACAAGGCCGGCATCCTTTCCTTCACGCTCGAAGGAATTCACCCGCACGACATTGGCCAAATACTCAATGAAGAAGGCGTAGCCATCCGCGCGGGCCATCATTGCGCGCAGCCGGTTATGCAGCGTTTCGGCGTGCCCGCCACCGCGCGGGCTTCGCTTGCCTTCTACAATACCAGGGAGGAACTCGACGCGCTCGCCGCGGCGATACGGCAGGTCCAGAAGGTGTTTCACTGA
- a CDS encoding SUF system NifU family Fe-S cluster assembly protein, translating into MSGSRALYEQVILDHNKNPRNFKIIEDADRRIEGFNPLCGDHITIFLKLDGNTITDIGLQGVGCAIAKSSASIMSTVLKGKTIDEAKALFDRFHAMVTSPPDTPLDETSLGKLAVFGGVREFPIRIKCATLAWHALLAAINDNGTQVSTE; encoded by the coding sequence ATGTCCGGGTCACGCGCGCTGTACGAGCAGGTCATACTTGATCACAACAAGAACCCCCGAAACTTCAAGATCATCGAGGACGCAGACCGCAGAATCGAGGGGTTTAATCCCCTGTGCGGCGACCACATCACCATCTTCCTCAAACTCGATGGCAACACCATCACCGACATCGGGCTGCAGGGCGTGGGTTGCGCCATCGCAAAGTCTTCCGCGTCGATCATGTCCACCGTGCTCAAGGGCAAGACCATTGACGAAGCGAAAGCCCTTTTTGACCGTTTCCACGCCATGGTAACCTCCCCGCCCGACACGCCCCTGGATGAAACCTCCCTGGGCAAGCTGGCCGTATTCGGGGGGGTCCGCGAGTTCCCTATCCGCATTAAGTGCGCCACCCTCGCGTGGCACGCCCTACTCGCCGCGATCAACGACAACGGCACGCAGGTCTCGACTGAATAG